A region of the Armigeres subalbatus isolate Guangzhou_Male unplaced genomic scaffold, GZ_Asu_2 Contig527, whole genome shotgun sequence genome:
TGATACCTTTGAAGTTTGTTTTTCTTGGACTTCGAAGTATATCAAGAAGATGACGCTTCAGAGTGCACAGCATCCACTACGGCATACGGTCGTTACACATACGGGATGATAGACGTGTTGGACGTTTGgcacaaataaaaacaaataagcAATTAATTTTTATTGTCCTTATGTCCATTGCTCACACTACAAACTTCTTTGTACTACTGTGATGAAACCGGCAAGGTGCAGATGGTGGCATTCTCTAATCTATTTTGGGTACTTATTGAATGGAACGAAAAATGTCACAAAACAAAGCacccacaattggcggaatgtTGAGACTTTCCTTGAAAAGCGTCGAACTGGTGATCACTATAGGAAAAGGTTCATCTATAAACCACATGTGCATATTTTTTTAGGCTTCGCATTCCCGCTTCTAACCTTCGGTggtatttttgtattaaacaattcttagaattcatatGAACCGTAGTCTCATGCCTACCATTCATTACATGGCCTCGTGGTTTTTGCTTGGACCTCAACTTTGTTTTGCGGGGAACGAGAGTCGGAACGAAATTGTTTATGGTGCGTGGTTTTTGCAGTGTGGCTCGGCTGATGTGTAGGAGTGCTTGGTTAGGCGTCGACGTCGGCGATATTGACGGCAGAAAGTTGTGTTGGGACTTGTTATGAATGAAACCGGACCGGCGTCGATACCGATAATTTAAGATGATGGGACTATTTGTTTGGGTAAATGTAGGTATTTCTTAGCATGGGTTTCTGTTTGAAGTTTCCTGTGGATGACTGTGTAGGGTGTTCgtattttccagaggaattttgaTTCAAATAGTTGgtcattatcaatttttaaccGACTTAACATGATTGAGAAGAAAATGTGCTAAACATGATGATGCGGACATGGTTCCTATAATACCAAATTGCGTTTTTAGATGTTTTATCATAGCGGTTTTCAGCCCGTAACTGGTTCACTTCTGCCGCTAATCAAGATTGTACTATTGCCGGTCATACATTTGTAAAATCAATCAAAGGGACCTGTAGCAGTTTATCCGTTTAACTTATTTAAAAGTCTCGACGTTGAAGAAGAATTTAACTTGTATtgtttattctattattttgaTTTCGAACCTAAATCTATAGGctacaaaacaaacaaacatttttaGGTGTTGATGTTTCTGTTCAGAACATTGAACTTGAGACATTTAATATTTCAAGCATTGTTATTCAAAtgtgacgacgagaaagaagagttctacgcacagctggagcagacagacgatggatgcccactacgggacgtcaaaatcgtcttCGGCAACATGAACGCatagggaggaaatgtatatcCAGTCTGATGATAgtttgcacaccgtatcgaatgataacggccaacgatgcatacacTTCGCAGCCtttcgcggaatggtagtccgaagcactttcttttcCCGTAAAAATACTCACAAGGCCACatagagatcacctaaccaagaaacggaaaaccaaatcgatcacgttctaatcgacggtaaattcttctccgacatcacgaacgtccgcacttaccgcagtgtgaatattgaatacgaccactacctcgttgcagtatgcctgcgctcaaaactctcgacggtgtacaacacgcgtcgtagTCGTACACCGCGGCTTAAAATTGAACGGCTACAAAACGGTAGaatagcccaagactacgcgcagcagttgGAAAttcacgtcgaagacgaagtacatgataggaagaggttcaagagaagataatgtggtgaaccacgagttgcattagctgttgggaaaaccatccatcgttcacaccgcgaaaatcggtgGCCTGGgctcgtagccagaatgtcggacagtaactcgGTGAAAACGGTTCTCGACAGCGACGGGCACAAGAATGCGAGATGCGcatcgggcaaggtggatcgatcaggtggaagattacttgcggaccctccgtagactgcgtggttggcgacgtgcagccatggaccgagctaactggagaagacttttatgtgcagcacaggccactacggccttagtctggtaaaacacaaaaaaaggtatccaaaaattccttcggaaatcccttcgtaaatttctgtgaaaatacctttgcaaaatgtttcagtttttttcctttggaaattcgttcgagaattcattctgaaaaggaattcaggaattctctccaggagtaatttagaaaattacgcctttaaattattttaacatTCTTCcacagcagcggttctcaacttttTCCTACAGTGGTACTCCTTTAGATCTATGCATAGCTTGTGGTACCCCctgtttttttagaaaattcatctgGCTGCATGTGGTACCCcctgttttttttagaaaattcatctgGCTGCATGTAATGTGGATAATCGATTTTGCTTGACCTCTACCAAAccgattgaattttcaaaaaataattgagGGCTTCCGACGACATTTGAGGATTAACGTACTTCAACTGAGTCATTTTTAACTTTGATAGCATTGACAATTGCCATATTGTTCTATATCGAACAGATTAAATAAACGTTCGTCTTGTTCGATAGGAAAATACAGAATGAATGTTTTATTGAATAAACAAGTGTAGTTGGTAACCACTGTTACTAGGTGGATCTCTGATAGGCTGGGTAGGTTGCCTCGATGTAACATCTTGAAAACCACGTGACAGCACATCTTCCCCGTTAGCTAATTCCTACTTGGAACTCGTACCATCCGACTACTTCTTGTGACGTACACTCCATCTGCACGATAATGACCTCGTTGCGGTTGATCTGGTTGGAGTTGATCTTGTTGTACTTGTAAAGTATCATCGTCTTCTGCTGATAAGTACTCTTCATCGGGAATAGGTACTGCTTCACATACTATTTCTCCACGGGCAACTTCTTTCTCCTCGTAATCATCATAATCGTACTTCAGAATTTGATGTGATCTTCGTACTATCGTACCCAATTCCTTAGAATAGCATTCGTATTACTTATCCCCTTTCTTCCGCACCACTTTTGCCTTGAACCATCGTTGTCGTTCAGGATCACGATAGTCTCTTGCATATACTACCTCATCAGTAGCGAAACGCACTTCCTTCTTCCGCTCATTAATTTTCCAAGTCTTCGCAAAATGGTTTACATTGGGATCTCTTCGTAGAACATAAAATCGGGTTTTCATTTCTCGTCCAAACATTAGTTTAAACGGCGTCTCGTTCGTGGTGCAATGTGGTGTAGCTCGATACATCTGAAGGTGTGCATTCATTACTGTTGAAATTGATTTACCACGattgcagttatcgaataaCATCTTCTTCACAGCATATTTGATAGTCTTGACTGCATTTTCTGCAGCACCATTTGAGCAAGGACTATACGGTGCTGACGTTAAATGACGAATTCCTTTTTCATcgcaaaaatcttgaaattctTTCGCCGTAAAAGACCTTCCATTATCAGAAACCAGGGTATCACAGTTACCAAATCTTGTAAAACAATCTTCCAGCttctcatttcatttcatttcatttatttagtctacatctatacagataacactgaatcaacaatttgacgccacaatacacggttcgaggccgcatctctccatcctcgaatacgccccacgctcgccaagtcgttctgcacctggtctgcccatctcgctcgctgcgctccacgtcgtctcgtacctgccggatcggaagcgaacaccatatttgctgccctgcccatcgtacccttccggctttagctaccttctggatactgggttcgccgtagagctgggcgagctcatggttcattcttcgccgccacacaccgtcttcttgtacaccgccaaagatggtcctaagcacccgtctctcgaatactccgagtgcttgcaagtcctcctcgagcattgtccatgtttcatgtccgtagaggactaccggtcttattaacgtcttgtacatgacacatttggtgcggtggcgaatctttttcgaccgcagtttcttctggagcccgtagtaggcccgacttccacagatgatgcgccttcgtatttcacgactaacgttgttgtcagccgttagcaaggatccgaggtagacgaattcctcgaccacctcgaaggtatccccgtctatcgtaacactgcttcccaggcgggccctgccgcgctcggttccacccacaagcatgtactttgtctttgacgcattcaccaccagtccaacttttgttgcttcacgtttcaggcgggtgtacagttctgccacctttgcaaatgttcggccgacaatgtccatgtcatccgcgaagcaaataaattgactggatctgttgaaaatcgttccccggctgttacacccggctctccgcatgacaccttctagcgcaatgttgaacaacaggcacgaaagtccatcaccttgtcttagtccccggcgcgattcgaacgaactggagtgttcgcccgagatcttcacacagttttgcacaccatccaccgttgctttgatcagtctggtaagctttccagggaagctgttctcgtccataattttccatagctctacgcggtctatactgtcgtatgccgccttgaaatcaacgaacagatggtgcgttgggacctggtattcacggcatttttgaaggatttgccgtacagtaaagatctggtccgttgtcgagcggccgtcaacgaagccggcttgataacttcccacgaactcgttcactaatggtgacagacgacggaagataatctgggatatcactttgtaggcggcattaaggatggtgatcgctcgaaagttctcacactccagtttgtcacctttcttgtagatggggcatataaccccttccttccactccttccAGCTTCTCAATTGTTTCTTTAGTAGATAGTGAACGAACCAAGTAGCATTCAACCCACTTCGAGTAACTATCAGTGACGATAAGAAAATTTGTCTCTTTCAGGAACAAGTGATCGATATGAATTCTTTCAAACGGACGAGAACATAACTTCCATGGAGAAATCGATGAGTTTTTAGCATCTGGTCTATACTGGATACAAGATTCACATCTTTTTCCCATAGCTTCTATCTCCTTGTCGATACTTGGCCACCAGAAATAGTTTCGAGCCAACGATTTCATTTTGACAATTCCAAGATGAGTAGAATGAAGTTCTTGCAGCAAAAATGACCTTAGCTTCATAGGTGCTATAATACGGTAGCCCCACATAAGAACGCCTTCTTCAACAACGAGTTCGTCCttacgaacaaaatatttcttcaATTCAGGATCGTCAACTTTAGCAGGCCATCCGGTCTTAACGTAATGCACTACACGGCTTACTACAGGATCCCGCCTTGATTCAATTATAAGCTGTTTCCGTTCGACCAATGACCTCGTTTCAGATTCAATATACTGCAGAAACATAActtcttcatcatcttcaactTCATCGTCACAGCATTGAACTGGTGATCGAGACAAGAAATCAGCTACTTTGTTGCTGACTCCTTTAATGTACTTGATCTCATATCCGTAATTTGCCAGGAAAACAGCCCAATGTTGTAACTTTCCGAACACCATATCCGGAATTCCCTTTCGTCCAAATAACGACACAAGTGGTTGATGATCCGTCAAAATCGTGAAGCTTTTTCCAAGAAGATAACTGCTCAATCTTCGAACCGCATAATAAACAGCCAACGCTTCCATATCTAATGGAGAATAATCTTGTTCGTGAGATTTGAGAACTCTTTAAATGAACGTTATTGGCCGTTGACTACCATCAGGAAACACTTGTAAGAGTACAGCTCCGATTCCTTTGCCAGACGCATCGGTAATTAACATAACTGGAAATTCAGGATTATACGGCGCCAGCACATTATCCGAACATAATATCTGTTTTACAGTTTCAAACGCCACGTCACATTCAGAAGACCAATCATACCGTTTGTCCTTCTTAAGTAATTGATACAAAGGGCTCAGTATTGCTGAGATGTTCGGAATAAacttcgaataatacgttaccATCCCGAGAAATTCTCTTAGTGCCTTGACATTCTCTGGTCTTGGAACATCCATTATAGCGCGAACCTTTTCCGGATCCTTTGCAGTCCATCACCGTCAATAATGTGTCCCAGAAATTGCATTCTTTCCTTGAAAAACTCACATTTCTCACGGTTTAGTCGAAATCCGGCTTCTAAAAGCTTACTCAACACTCTTGCTAAATTCTTGAGATGTTCGCTTACAGTTGCACTAGTTACTAAAACGTCATCCAAGAAATTGATACACCCGGGGCATTCCTGCAATAACTTTTCCAGAACTTCTTGAAATATTGCACAGGCTGGTTGAGTAACAAACGGCAAACGGTTCACATAATATATTCCTTTGTGAGTACTCCATCCCAACATTTTTCTCGATTCTTCCTCAAGCTCTAGCTGATTGTACGCCGATTTCAAATCCAGTTTCGAAAATAACTTTCCACCTTGCAACGTGTCGAACAAATCTTCCACAACAGGCATAGGGTATCGCTTATCTTCCAGAAACGGGTTGACAGTTACTCGATAATCAGCGCACAAACGAATGTTGTCTTTCTTTAAAACAGTAACTAACTGGGTTCCCCCCTCAGTAATCGCAGCCTTAGTAACAATACCAGTCTTCTCTAGTGCGTCCAGTTCCTCTACAACTTTAGCTTGAAACGAAATAGGTTAATTTCGGTACAGCATCAGGTTTCATAGCAAGTTGATCTTTGAATGTTTGTAACAACCCAAGAATCCATCGAACAATTCTTGATATTCATTCAAAATAGTTTTCAGTTGAACTTCCTGACTGTCACTCGACTCCGTGTCAAGTTTGTTTAACCGCAAGTGAAGCAACTCTCCAATAAAATCACGTCCAATCAACGGATTGCGCCCTCCTTCAATTACCACAATTTGACCAACCGCTTGTCGACCTTGATAACATAAAACAGCTTCAAAAGCTCCCTTCAGTGTAGCTTCTCCTCCTGTATAGAACACCAACTTCCCACGGAACGGATGAAGTGTAAATTCTCCGAAATTATTGCGGTAAAACGTCTCAGAGATAATCGTTATTGGTGATCCAGTATCCATTTCAAATCTTGTCATTCGTCCATTAACTGCAATATCCACATAATACGGCTCAGAACAGCTAACAGAGTTGACTTCCAAGTGATTGACCGTTTGCTCCTTCTTGAAAAACGCTTTCTGTTTCTTCGGACAAACCACGGCAATATGGCCTTTCTCTTTGCAAATCTTGCATACATAACTTCGATACTGACAACTTCTAAAATCATGGTTATTCTTTCCGCACGCAAAACATGTCGCCGAACTAACTTTCTTCGCCGGCTTCGAACCATAACTTGTCTTCTTCTCGTTGATCTTATTAACTTCCAGCAATGTTCGGTTTTTTAAATGTGGCTTCCCTTTTCACCGCAATCTTGAGCAAATTCTCCAATGAAACATTGTCTTCCTCttcacacaaccattcaaaaatcGGACCGGGTAGTAGTCCCGTCACAAAAATGTTCTTCAGTGCATGATCCAAATGTTCTTTAAAATCACAATTCAAGGATAGTTTCTTCAAGCGAACGTACCATTCTTGTACGCTTTTTCCAGATTCTTGCCTTGCTCTATAAAACGATGTTCGCTCCCGATAAGTAATTATCGCCGGACAGAATCTTTCCTTCAACAACGCACACAGCTCTTCATAGGACTTAGCATTTGGTTTCTCTGGATGGCAGATGTTCTTTACCGTTTGATAAACTTCTAGCGAAATCGAGGTAAGAAGTATAGCGGATCTACGCTCATTTTATAAATCCACGGCTAGGAAATATTGCTCTAAACGTTCTTGATACATCTCCCATTGATCTCCAAAAGAAAATTTGGGCGGAGCAAATCCTTCCATTTTGCTTGTAGGTTTGAAATCCTTTCGTCGCCAATTGTTCTGTATCGAACAGATTAAATAAACGTTCGTCTTGTTCGATAGGAAAATACAGAATGAATGTTTTATTGAATAAACAAGTGTAGTTGGTAACCACTGTTACTAGGTGGATCTCTGATAGGCTGGGTAGGTTGCCTCGATGTAACATCTTGAAAACCACGTGACACCACAcatattaaagtgatttttaacaCGAATGCGTTACGAATACAAAGTTAAATTCTAGACACTCCCCAAGAAAGGGTAGAAATGGAGATGTGatgttttcgaaaaataaaatagttCCCAAAACATTAAGTCTTCTGATGCAAGAccatgagttcgattcccggaccGGTCTGGTTGTCCCTTTTGATTTCACTGAGCATAAGCATTTCATCGTGCTAGCAATGAAAATATAACAACTAGACTTTGAAACATCGtcatagaaaaagaaaaagaccTTAAAATTTCAAAGAGGTTTTTGCAATTATGAACCTTTTATTAGTtcatgaaaatattttaaaagtatttGAAAAGTCTTTGAAATGCCTGTTTACTGGTCGAAAATCTTCTCTcgaaaatgtttctgtaatcgcCCTCTCGCAAAGCCACGAAGTTTGATACTCATATTCGGACTAGATTGATTTTAGCGTCAGATGGTTTCGgctttatcaaaatcggatgattttcagcaaagttgtGCTAAATTGTATTTCGTCAAAATGTTGCCTCAACACTGGAGTTAATAGTTTCTAATGGTTAAAAAATATCGGCGCTATTGGTTGAGTGCTAAACATGTCTGCTTCTCATTCAAATATTCCTGGGATCAATTTCAGTCGGTGTCGCTGGTATTTTATTAGTCGTGTATATTCGTAACGTTAGAGCATGACTACCTCCGGAAAGGAACAACAACGAATCACAATCATATATTTcgattttttctggttttttaACTCCACTTGTTTGGTATGAAGTGTGAGACAATGGTTAACCCCTTCTTCCAAGCCCTTGCGACATTAGTGTGCAGCCTCTATTAACTCTGAGGCTATTATGGACTCGCGCTGCAATCTTCTCTAATGGTATGTTAAAATTGGTTCCCGGTTGATCACAAGAAGTCTCGTAGGTAGCTCCTCTTGGCCCATAAGGACGTGATGCATGTTATAAAATCTGTCCCAAACTCTACTGTGCAGAACTAGGATCTGCCAATTATAAAGTAGAAATTACAATTTAGTCAACATGCTTattatattgaaaaataaaattttaatatatatatattagggtggttcaaaaaattgattttactccatagtgatcatctgattctttaccatgttctgagtgtcctctgaaaatttgagcccGAATGAGCTCttaattaaaactgatttagcacaagccgtttcaagtttgcatgcaaattagtatggcgaaatttattttttcattatactgttaatgacgtttcctcATTAAGCGCAGGCTAAAAGAAAAcatacatagctaaaagggatactcaacagctttcacccaacgaaaaccgttgttgattattcgtcccaataattagtaatcgattttaatataGGTTGCGAaactttagtcatgatcgttaaattTCTTtaagggcatcactgaaatgtgcagtgcaacatagtagcctgaaatTGTGTATGCTATCTTTCGTGCCACGAGCAGGAATGTTGCCTGttgaacgattaattgagattcggttttcactgagtgaaagctgttgagtattccttttagctatgtaggttttcttttaacatgcgcttgatggggaagcgtcattaacattattatgaaaaaataaatttccccatactaatttgcatgcaaacttgaaacggcttgtgctaaatcagttttaatccaaatgagctcagattttcagaggacactcagaacatggtaaagaatcaaatgagcactgtggagcaaaattgattttttgaaccaccctaatatatatatatatatattgatgGAATTTCTCCTAATGGGCGTATAAGATTTTGACCTTGGGCTTTTGAACAGCGATTGGAGAATCTCACTGAGACACAAATCTAGAATTGTACTCTTCTTTCATGTCCtgcatagaaaaaaaatcagttcaatAATGATGTCATAGGTTTTAGGTGGGAACGTGGTCTAAGATTTGGTGACAGTACATATGCTAGGCATACAAAAAGCTTAACTGGGGGGAGTGGGGGTGGGCGGTTTCGCGTggtctagaaatttcaaaatgtagtGGACCTCATATTCGAATCGCCTCCAGCCTGGTAGTCTCGAGAATCCAAAACAGCATCCAGCATTACGCATGCAATTATATTAAAACATTCGCCATTACTCATATTTGTCTCAGGTACCCCCAGAGACTAACAActgtacccccaggggtacatgtaccccaggttgagaaccgctgttccagaggtttcttcggaaaatctttTGTAAAGGCCTTTGCGAATTAATCCGGAAATTCCATGTGAACTTCCTTTTACTTTCAGTAAATCATACATACAAAGCAGgaatgtttgaaggaattttcgaaaaacatTTCCTGATTGTagttctgaataaattcctaagagaaattgcgaaggaatttccggaaggtatttctgaaagaaatactagaagaatttgtttgatagtttcttgaaataattgctGATGCAATTCACTTGAACAAATTGAAGGACCTTCTAATTCAAATTCGCTAGGAATTccaaaatcaattttcaaagaaattcataaaaaggaattcttctgaagaaatttcggatgggtttcataaaacaattttcttaggtattcttaaaggaatttctgaaagatcttcgattcatttttttttcaaaaagaatctgtaaaggaattctcgaagaaattcttagaagaatttccgaaaataattcttaaagaaattccttcagcacCTACAACACTACGGAAATTGTTTAAAgaataccttcgaaaattcctttaggagaaaTCTTTccgaaattgcttcaggaatacACAATATATTTTAAGAATTCTGACAGTACTTTCTCAAAAATTCCCTCTAGAAAGAAAATTACTTCGAAATTTACCTCAAGAATTTCGTTAGAACTGCCTACAAaaactctttcgaaaattcttctaggaataccTTCGGTCATTCCTCCggttttttttagaaactcTTATAGGAATTCTTTTTGATCTATGGATATTCTTTTTGACattccttcggagtttcttttGAACATTCttcacaaaatcattaagaaattcttttaggaatcaaatttcattcaagtatttcttggaatttccttcaagaattcttttcaaaaagacttaagtaacattttttcatgaaataatttgaatactacaatcaaaaacttgcaTATTGCATTATAATATTCAAAACAACTCAtggaaaaaaaagttaagcGATAATTGTTTATAAATTCATCACGACtgtccttcaggaaatccattcTCATTGTTTTACTTACTTTTACATTGTTtaactaaaggaatttctggagaagacCTTTCGGGAGATTTTACGGAAGAATCCCTGGTAGAAAATTGAAATGAACTACAGGGGg
Encoded here:
- the LOC134204352 gene encoding uncharacterized protein K02A2.6-like, with product MDTGSPITIISETFYRNNFGEFTLHPFRGKLVFYTGGEATLKGAFEAVLCYQGRQAVGQIVVIEGGRNPLIGRDFIGELLHLRLNKLDTESSDSQEVQLKTILNEYQELFDGFLAKVVEELDALEKTGIVTKAAITEGGTQLVTVLKKDNIRLCADYRVTVNPFLEDKRYPMPVVEDLFDTLQGGKLFSKLDLKSAYNQLELEEESRKMLGWSTHKGIYYVNRLPFVTQPACAIFQEVLEKLLQECPGCINFLDDVLVTSATVSEHLKNLARVLSKLLEAGFRLNREKYMEALAVYYAVRRLSSYLLGKSFTILTDHQPLVSLFGRKGIPDMVFGKLQHWAVFLANYGYEIKYIKGVSNKVADFLSRSPVQCCDDEVEDDEEVMFLQYIESETRSLVERKQLIIESRRDPVVSRVVHYVKTGWPAKVDDPELKKYFVRKDELVVEEGVLMWGYRIIAPMKLRSFLLQELHSTHLGIVKMKSLARNYFWWPSIDKEIEAMGKRLRRSHQILKYDYDDYEEKEVARGEIVCEAVPIPDEEYLSAEDDDTLQVQQDQLQPDQPQRGHYRADGVYVTRSSRMVRVPSRN